A single region of the Betta splendens chromosome 12, fBetSpl5.4, whole genome shotgun sequence genome encodes:
- the LOC114867229 gene encoding proteasome subunit beta type-7-like isoform X1, with translation MATLTVSQLPLSGFSFDNCKRNIFLEGELNKVGGSLPAARKTGTTICGVVFKDGVVLGADTRATEGMVVADKNCSKIHYISPNIYCCGAGTAADTEMTTQIISSNLELHALSTGRLPRVATANRMLKQMLFRYQGYIGAALVLGGVDCNGPHLYSIYPHGSTDKLPYVTMGSGSLAAMAVFEDRYKPDMEEAAAKQLVHDAIAAGIFNDLGSGSNIDLCVITKGKVDYIRPHDEANKKGVRSVEFEAVQLTGEYKYKRGTTGVLTKLVTPLNLELVEESIQTMDTS, from the exons ATGGCGACGTTGACTGTGAGCCAGTTACCGCTCAGCGGTTTCAGTTTCGACAATTGTAAGAG AAACATATTTCTGGAAGGTGAACTGAACAAAGTCGGAGGCAGTTTACCTGCAGCTCGGAAAACTGGAACTACCATCTGTGGTGTAGTTTTTAAG GATGGAGTTGTGCTAGGAGCCGACACCAGGGCCACTGAGGGCATGGTAGTGGCAGACAAGAACTGCTCAAAGATACACTACATCTCACCCAACATTTA ctgttgtggagcaggaacagctgcagacacagagatgaCCACTCAAATCATCTCCTCTAACCTGGAGCTGCATGCTCTCTCCACTGGCAGACTGCCACGTGTGGCCACTGCTAATCGCATGTTGAAACAAATGCTCTTCAG GTATCAGGGCTATATCGGGGCTGCTCTAGTCCTAGGTGGAGTGGATTGTAATGGACCTCACCTCTATAGCATCTACCCCCATGGCTCCACTGACAAGCTGCCCTACGTCACCATGG GTTCTGGCTCTCTGGCTGCCATGGCTGTGTTTGAGGACCGCTACAAACCAGACATGGAG GAGGCGGCAGCCAAGCAGCTGGTGCACGATGCCATTGCTGCAGGAATCTTCAACGATCTGGGTTCTGGCAGCAACATTGACCTGTGTGTCATAACCAAGGGCAAAGTGGACTACATCCGGCCCCATGACGAGGCCAACAAGAAGGGTGTGAG ATCAGTTGAGTTTGAAGCCGTGCAGCT AACTGGCGAGTACAAGTATAAAAGAGGAACCACAGGTGTACTGACAAAGCTGGTGACCCCACTGAacctggagctggtggaggagtcCATACAGACTATGGACACATCCTAA
- the LOC114867413 gene encoding proteasome subunit beta type-7-like, with product MTTQIIDSEFHVLFSPSLLRYQGYIGAALVLGGVDCNGPHLYSIYPHGSTDKLPYVTMGSGSLAAMAVFEDRYKPDMEEAAAKQLVHDAIAAGIFNNLGSGSNIDLCVITKGKVDYIRPHDEANKKGVR from the exons atgaCCACTCAAATCATTGATTCTGAGTTTCATGTGCTTTTTTCCCCTTCCCTTTTAAGGTATCAGGGCTATATCGGGGCTGCTCTAGTCCTAGGTGGAGTGGATTGTAATGGACCTCACCTCTATAGCATCTACCCCCATGGCTCCACTGACAAGCTGCCCTACGTCACCATGG GTTCTGGCTCTCTGGCTGCCATGGCTGTGTTTGAGGACCGCTACAAACCAGACATGGAG GAGGCGGCAGCCAAGCAGCTGGTGCACGATGCCATTGCTGCAGGAATCTTCAACAATCTGGGTTCTGGCAGCAACATTGACCTGTGTGTCATAACCAAGGGCAAAGTGGACTACATCCGGCCCCATGACGAGGCCAACAAGAAGGGTGTGAGGTGA
- the LOC114867229 gene encoding proteasome subunit beta type-7-like isoform X2 — protein sequence MATLTVSQLPLSGFSFDNCKRNIFLEGELNKVGGSLPAARKTGTTICGVVFKDGVVLGADTRATEGMVVADKNCSKIHYISPNIYCCGAGTAADTEMTTQIISSNLELHALSTGRLPRVATANRMLKQMLFRYQGYIGAALVLGGVDCNGPHLYSIYPHGSTDKLPYVTMGSGSLAAMAVFEDRYKPDMEEAAAKQLVHDAIAAGIFNDLGSGSNIDLCVITKGKVDYIRPHDEANKKGVRTGEYKYKRGTTGVLTKLVTPLNLELVEESIQTMDTS from the exons ATGGCGACGTTGACTGTGAGCCAGTTACCGCTCAGCGGTTTCAGTTTCGACAATTGTAAGAG AAACATATTTCTGGAAGGTGAACTGAACAAAGTCGGAGGCAGTTTACCTGCAGCTCGGAAAACTGGAACTACCATCTGTGGTGTAGTTTTTAAG GATGGAGTTGTGCTAGGAGCCGACACCAGGGCCACTGAGGGCATGGTAGTGGCAGACAAGAACTGCTCAAAGATACACTACATCTCACCCAACATTTA ctgttgtggagcaggaacagctgcagacacagagatgaCCACTCAAATCATCTCCTCTAACCTGGAGCTGCATGCTCTCTCCACTGGCAGACTGCCACGTGTGGCCACTGCTAATCGCATGTTGAAACAAATGCTCTTCAG GTATCAGGGCTATATCGGGGCTGCTCTAGTCCTAGGTGGAGTGGATTGTAATGGACCTCACCTCTATAGCATCTACCCCCATGGCTCCACTGACAAGCTGCCCTACGTCACCATGG GTTCTGGCTCTCTGGCTGCCATGGCTGTGTTTGAGGACCGCTACAAACCAGACATGGAG GAGGCGGCAGCCAAGCAGCTGGTGCACGATGCCATTGCTGCAGGAATCTTCAACGATCTGGGTTCTGGCAGCAACATTGACCTGTGTGTCATAACCAAGGGCAAAGTGGACTACATCCGGCCCCATGACGAGGCCAACAAGAAGGGTGTGAG AACTGGCGAGTACAAGTATAAAAGAGGAACCACAGGTGTACTGACAAAGCTGGTGACCCCACTGAacctggagctggtggaggagtcCATACAGACTATGGACACATCCTAA